One Glutamicibacter halophytocola DNA segment encodes these proteins:
- a CDS encoding helix-turn-helix transcriptional regulator, with product MNAIAVLLTMTEVSEMTGIPVNTLRYYRHLGNKGPRSALIGSRIMYREQDVLAWINEQFEEAK from the coding sequence ATGAATGCCATAGCAGTTCTCTTGACCATGACTGAGGTATCAGAGATGACCGGCATCCCGGTAAACACACTTCGGTACTACCGGCACTTGGGAAATAAAGGGCCGCGATCAGCTCTGATCGGATCGCGCATCATGTACCGGGAACAGGACGTGCTCGCCTGGATCAACGAACAGTTCGAAGAAGCAAAGTAG
- a CDS encoding PucR family transcriptional regulator — translation MAISLRGLLEHDELDLRPMTEHTHRDDMVITWSAITELLDPSKFLTGREIVLTTGVRQKTKAAQREFVRVLAANDAVALGFGTGLEHASVPEATIVAAREVGLPVFEVPYQVPFAAITRLIAEAMNAEHLKRVENLLKSHQKLARSLLSSDLDSMLDELARMLGTDVALSLHGEVISGDHDPERNWHELPVATGLRDKCILHLAEPYVHDPVVDYAQSLIGLEMANKSRLRASQRQANGQVLADLAAGTLVGADAAGRLGALGLNPQREHSVILVQASTQAERLQTLPLPADLSSQVSAMMEGRLAVIVAHSKVQLSIKHLDEYLQAAGISARVGYGGRYSNTTGIRWSYFEALESLRHGERINVPTKLSLTSLLLAARDVPLQDLAAEALGPLQDFDSTHDSDLLLTLREYLNRDGSVGAVAEALGLHRNTVRYRMQQISELSGYDPNVTSDRVQLWIALSALELG, via the coding sequence ATGGCAATTAGTTTACGCGGACTGCTGGAGCATGACGAGCTCGATCTCCGCCCGATGACCGAACATACCCATCGCGACGACATGGTCATCACCTGGTCAGCCATCACCGAGCTGCTGGACCCGTCCAAGTTCCTCACCGGCCGCGAAATCGTCTTGACCACCGGGGTGCGCCAGAAAACCAAGGCCGCGCAACGGGAATTTGTGCGCGTGCTTGCCGCCAATGATGCGGTGGCCCTGGGATTCGGCACCGGACTGGAACATGCCTCCGTGCCTGAAGCCACCATCGTCGCGGCCCGCGAAGTCGGGCTGCCTGTCTTCGAGGTCCCCTACCAGGTTCCCTTCGCCGCCATTACCCGGCTCATCGCTGAAGCCATGAATGCCGAGCATCTCAAGCGCGTGGAGAACTTGCTCAAATCGCACCAGAAGCTGGCTCGTTCCCTGCTCTCCTCCGACCTCGATAGCATGCTCGATGAACTGGCCCGCATGCTCGGGACGGACGTGGCGTTAAGTCTTCACGGCGAGGTGATCAGCGGCGATCATGACCCCGAACGCAACTGGCACGAACTGCCGGTGGCCACGGGCTTGCGTGATAAATGCATCCTGCATCTGGCAGAACCCTATGTGCATGATCCGGTCGTGGATTATGCCCAGTCCCTGATCGGCCTGGAGATGGCCAACAAGTCGCGGCTGCGCGCCTCGCAGCGCCAGGCCAATGGCCAGGTGCTCGCCGACTTGGCTGCCGGCACCCTGGTCGGGGCCGACGCCGCCGGGCGCCTTGGCGCCTTGGGCCTAAATCCGCAGCGCGAGCACTCGGTCATCCTGGTGCAGGCCTCCACCCAGGCCGAGCGCTTGCAGACCTTGCCCCTGCCCGCGGATCTTTCCTCCCAGGTTTCAGCGATGATGGAAGGCCGCTTGGCGGTGATCGTTGCGCACAGCAAGGTCCAGCTGTCCATCAAGCATCTCGATGAGTATCTTCAGGCCGCCGGGATCTCGGCCCGGGTCGGATATGGCGGCCGCTACTCGAATACCACCGGTATCCGCTGGAGCTATTTCGAGGCGCTCGAATCCCTGCGCCACGGCGAGCGCATCAACGTCCCCACCAAGCTCTCGCTCACCTCCCTGCTCCTGGCCGCCAGGGATGTGCCGCTGCAGGACCTGGCCGCAGAAGCACTCGGGCCGCTGCAGGACTTTGATTCCACCCATGATTCAGATCTCCTGCTGACGCTGCGCGAGTACCTGAACCGCGATGGCTCGGTAGGCGCCGTAGCCGAAGCGCTGGGCCTGCACCGCAATACCGTGCGCTACCGCATGCAGCAGATTTCGGAGCTCTCGGGCTACGACCCGAATGTGACAAGCGACCGAGTCCAGCTGTGGATCGCGTTGAGCGCACTTGAGCTTGGCTAA
- a CDS encoding tyrosine-type recombinase/integrase, with the protein MASIKQRPDGVWRARYRDAAGKEHSRHFKRKVDGQRWLDEVTASVITGRYVDPKAGKIAFSVWYEHWMTRQVWAAGTHESASMILRSIPFAEKHLNQIMFSDVQLWIKEMSSGAKPLSPKTVRNRYNFARMAFQAAIKDKLIAEDPTDDVKLPRVRRVEASMAIPTPEQVGEFLGEAPLFFRAYVAVCAFAGLRLGEASGLQLSDIDFLRKTITVSRQVQGQTKAKTEVVSPKNGSERVVYVAEPLINILAYHVKEVGVWGDEQWLFGTGGHLWHRMMAGYHWRALREKVGADEFTLHDLRHFYASGLIATGCDVVTVQRALGHALPSITLNTYSHLWPTAEDKTRAAANEMMTTALESSADSLRTIALG; encoded by the coding sequence ATGGCGTCGATTAAACAGCGTCCTGATGGTGTTTGGCGTGCCCGTTATCGTGACGCTGCGGGTAAAGAGCATTCCAGGCATTTCAAGCGCAAAGTAGATGGTCAGCGGTGGCTTGATGAAGTTACTGCGTCGGTCATTACCGGGCGCTATGTTGATCCGAAGGCGGGGAAGATCGCTTTCTCTGTTTGGTATGAGCATTGGATGACTCGGCAGGTTTGGGCTGCAGGTACGCATGAAAGCGCGTCGATGATCCTGCGCTCAATCCCGTTTGCGGAGAAGCATTTGAATCAGATCATGTTTTCGGACGTGCAACTTTGGATCAAAGAAATGAGTTCAGGCGCTAAGCCGTTGTCACCTAAGACGGTCCGCAACCGTTACAACTTTGCACGCATGGCTTTTCAGGCTGCGATCAAGGACAAGCTGATTGCCGAAGATCCTACTGATGATGTGAAGCTGCCTAGGGTGCGCCGTGTTGAAGCGTCTATGGCGATTCCTACGCCTGAGCAGGTGGGGGAGTTCCTGGGTGAGGCGCCACTGTTTTTCAGGGCTTACGTGGCAGTGTGCGCGTTCGCTGGTCTGCGTCTTGGAGAAGCGTCTGGACTCCAGTTGTCGGACATTGATTTCCTGCGTAAGACAATCACGGTATCCAGGCAGGTTCAGGGTCAGACGAAAGCTAAGACTGAGGTTGTTTCGCCTAAGAATGGATCTGAGCGCGTCGTTTATGTTGCCGAACCACTAATCAACATTCTTGCTTACCACGTTAAGGAAGTTGGGGTGTGGGGTGATGAGCAATGGCTGTTCGGCACAGGCGGTCATCTGTGGCACAGAATGATGGCCGGCTACCACTGGCGTGCACTACGCGAGAAGGTAGGCGCTGATGAGTTCACGTTGCACGATTTGAGGCACTTCTACGCGTCTGGGCTGATAGCTACAGGCTGCGATGTTGTGACGGTGCAGAGGGCGCTTGGTCATGCGTTGCCGTCGATCACGCTGAACACGTATTCCCACTTGTGGCCTACTGCTGAGGATAAGACAAGAGCCGCCGCCAACGAGATGATGACAACGGCTCTTGAAAGTTCTGCGGACTCCCTGCGGACTATCGCACTGGGATAA
- a CDS encoding DUF3987 domain-containing protein, producing the protein MTVSPEQWEREQVLSHEAEETPVHVDKEWPTLRPEAFHGIAGEIINGLAPTTEADPAAMLADLLATFGWLIGAEEQSAHMLVANSKHHARIWPIIVGTTSSGAKGTSHGAVWRIVAKYLETVLNPPMHKTGLSSGEGLIEAVRDESGDDPEAKNYEPGVLDKRLFVMEDEIAQVFKRSNREGSTLGPTLRLAYDGRDLSVMNRKAITATAPHIVIVGHISPGELQGVVRSGDVDGGTMNRFIYVCSRRSKRLPDGGNAPQDVINVSAQAMSEAVDIARRAGRIDMSAEARVHWRKSYARLTADRPDTVLTKATGRRAPSVLRLAMVYCLFDQRTVIEPDDLRAAEALEQYSVDSARYIFETHVDKGSNEHGRLAEFIRSGGVQGKSRAEISIDLYKRNRKSALISADLAALIEQGSVVQVEMPTDGRKKIVFFAREHSQRTKNT; encoded by the coding sequence ATGACTGTTTCCCCAGAGCAATGGGAACGTGAACAAGTCTTGTCGCATGAAGCCGAAGAAACCCCTGTCCACGTAGACAAGGAATGGCCCACCCTACGCCCAGAGGCATTCCACGGCATCGCAGGGGAGATCATCAACGGACTAGCTCCAACCACCGAAGCGGACCCCGCAGCGATGCTTGCAGACCTCCTAGCAACCTTCGGATGGCTAATCGGAGCTGAAGAACAATCTGCCCACATGCTTGTCGCCAACTCGAAGCACCACGCACGGATCTGGCCCATCATCGTTGGAACCACTTCATCCGGTGCTAAGGGCACCAGCCACGGCGCAGTATGGCGCATCGTAGCCAAGTACCTGGAAACGGTACTGAACCCACCAATGCACAAGACAGGCCTATCCTCCGGTGAAGGACTTATCGAAGCCGTTCGGGATGAATCTGGGGATGACCCCGAGGCAAAGAACTACGAACCCGGCGTATTGGATAAAAGGCTATTCGTGATGGAAGACGAAATAGCCCAGGTCTTCAAACGCTCCAACCGTGAAGGCTCAACTTTGGGTCCAACCCTACGCCTCGCCTACGACGGACGTGACCTGTCAGTGATGAACCGAAAAGCCATCACAGCAACGGCACCGCATATCGTCATCGTTGGGCATATCAGCCCCGGTGAGCTGCAAGGCGTTGTGCGTTCAGGCGACGTGGACGGTGGGACGATGAACCGCTTCATCTATGTCTGTTCACGGCGTTCGAAACGGCTCCCGGACGGCGGTAACGCTCCACAGGACGTCATCAACGTATCGGCACAGGCAATGAGTGAAGCGGTAGACATAGCGCGTCGTGCTGGACGCATCGACATGAGCGCAGAGGCAAGAGTGCACTGGCGAAAGTCGTATGCGCGACTTACTGCCGACAGGCCAGACACGGTGCTAACCAAAGCTACTGGCCGACGTGCTCCCTCGGTGCTCAGGCTTGCCATGGTCTACTGCCTTTTCGACCAGCGAACCGTAATCGAACCAGACGATCTTCGCGCAGCCGAAGCGCTCGAACAGTATTCAGTGGACAGCGCCAGGTACATCTTCGAAACGCATGTAGACAAAGGATCGAACGAGCACGGACGGCTGGCAGAGTTCATCCGGTCCGGAGGTGTCCAGGGGAAAAGCCGCGCAGAGATTTCCATCGATCTTTATAAGAGAAATCGGAAGTCCGCACTGATTAGCGCCGACCTCGCAGCACTCATCGAACAGGGATCAGTAGTGCAAGTGGAGATGCCGACCGACGGCCGAAAGAAGATTGTTTTCTTCGCACGGGAACACTCGCAGCGAACGAAGAATACGTAA
- the rarD gene encoding EamA family transporter RarD, whose protein sequence is MSSSTTAPVRSEHSYGLIQGTSAYLIWGLLPVYFLLLPQISAVEFVAVRVLFSLIFCIILLAATSQIRQFAAMFRDTKTMGQLALASILIAANWVLYAFAVLTGHVLEASLGYFINPIVAILLGVLVLKEKLRPLQWAAVALATVAVIVLTVGLGRVPWISLGLAFSFGFYGLVKNKVGSKGSALGALTIETLWLTPLAIIYVIWLSQTSGSTLLNSNWAGILLLASSGIITAVPLLLFGGAARRLPLSTVGSLQFIAPLLQFILGVLVFGEHMPFERWMGFVLVWIAVIFVLVDMLRAPKAGRLPEPKKIG, encoded by the coding sequence ATGTCATCAAGCACCACCGCTCCCGTCCGCTCTGAACACAGCTATGGTCTGATCCAAGGCACATCTGCCTATCTAATTTGGGGCTTGCTGCCGGTCTACTTCCTGTTGCTTCCGCAAATCTCTGCCGTTGAGTTCGTCGCAGTACGAGTTCTCTTTTCATTGATCTTCTGCATCATACTGCTCGCGGCCACGTCGCAGATCCGCCAGTTTGCAGCGATGTTCCGCGATACCAAAACCATGGGCCAGCTGGCCTTGGCCAGCATCTTGATCGCCGCCAACTGGGTGCTCTACGCGTTCGCGGTATTGACCGGACACGTCCTTGAAGCATCACTGGGCTACTTCATCAACCCGATTGTCGCGATCCTGCTTGGCGTGCTGGTGCTCAAGGAGAAGCTGCGCCCGCTGCAGTGGGCCGCGGTTGCCCTGGCCACCGTCGCCGTGATTGTCCTGACGGTGGGCTTGGGACGGGTACCATGGATTTCCCTGGGTCTGGCGTTCTCCTTCGGCTTCTATGGACTGGTCAAAAACAAGGTGGGATCCAAGGGCAGCGCCCTTGGCGCGCTGACCATCGAAACCCTGTGGCTGACCCCGTTGGCCATCATCTACGTGATCTGGCTGTCCCAGACTTCCGGATCGACCCTGCTGAACAGCAACTGGGCCGGAATCCTGCTGCTGGCCTCAAGCGGAATCATCACTGCTGTCCCGCTCTTGCTTTTTGGCGGTGCTGCCCGCCGCCTGCCGTTGAGCACGGTCGGTTCCCTGCAGTTCATCGCTCCCCTGCTCCAGTTCATTCTTGGTGTCCTGGTCTTCGGAGAACACATGCCCTTCGAACGCTGGATGGGCTTCGTCCTGGTGTGGATTGCGGTGATCTTCGTCCTGGTCGATATGCTTCGTGCCCCCAAGGCAGGGCGCCTGCCAGAACCCAAGAAGATCGGCTAG
- a CDS encoding sodium-dependent transporter → MSSPSSKQGAPLASEKRETFSSRKLFILSAVGSAVGLGNIWRFPYVAYENGGGAFLIPYLVAILCAGIPLLFLDYSIGHRYRGSAPLAYRRANRKTEMLGWWQVLICFIIAIYYAAIIAWAAMYCWFSITKAWEKNAEGASGFFMQDFLKVSDDVNVSFDFVGNIFTPMLIVWLVAIVIMVAGVNKGISRANGIFMPLLIVMFLILVVQSVFLPGAIDGLNSFFTPDFEALQNPAVWAAAFGHIFFSLSVAFGIMVTYSSYMKRKSDLTGSGYVVAFANSSFELLAGIGVFAALGFMAHNAGSSVDEVATSGIGLAFIAFPTIVSQAPLGGLIGVLFFGSLVFAGLTSLISILEVIVAAFQDKLGWKRTPATLVVVVPVAIISLILFPTTTGLYLLDTMDAFVNQFGILACALVLVIVFGAGLGMLPKLAKHMNRHSSIKLGTAWKVLVGGIGPAALGYMLINEVQSKISESYSGYPLWFNGIFGWGMAGLLIVGALVLSLIPWSKNSKANDPEFKVHQQNVEAEELPEPAGKEY, encoded by the coding sequence ATGAGCTCTCCATCTTCAAAACAGGGCGCTCCACTCGCATCCGAAAAGCGTGAGACTTTCAGTTCACGAAAGCTCTTCATTCTTTCTGCGGTTGGTTCGGCCGTTGGACTGGGAAATATTTGGCGTTTCCCGTACGTCGCCTACGAGAACGGCGGCGGTGCATTCCTGATCCCATACCTCGTAGCTATCCTCTGCGCAGGTATTCCACTGCTGTTCCTCGACTACTCGATCGGCCACCGCTACCGCGGCTCGGCTCCGCTGGCCTACCGGCGGGCCAACCGGAAAACCGAAATGCTCGGCTGGTGGCAGGTGCTGATCTGCTTCATTATCGCCATCTACTACGCAGCCATCATCGCCTGGGCCGCCATGTATTGCTGGTTCTCCATCACCAAGGCCTGGGAGAAAAATGCAGAGGGAGCTTCCGGCTTCTTCATGCAGGACTTCCTGAAAGTCTCGGACGACGTCAATGTCTCCTTTGACTTCGTCGGCAATATTTTCACCCCGATGCTGATCGTGTGGCTTGTCGCCATCGTGATCATGGTGGCCGGCGTTAACAAGGGCATCTCCCGTGCCAATGGCATTTTCATGCCATTGCTGATCGTGATGTTCTTGATCCTTGTTGTCCAGTCCGTGTTCCTGCCGGGCGCAATTGACGGCCTGAACTCCTTCTTCACCCCGGACTTCGAAGCGCTGCAGAATCCTGCAGTCTGGGCTGCCGCCTTCGGCCATATCTTCTTCTCGCTGTCCGTGGCCTTCGGCATCATGGTGACTTATTCGTCATACATGAAGCGCAAGAGCGATTTGACCGGTTCGGGCTACGTCGTAGCGTTCGCCAACTCCAGTTTTGAACTGCTAGCCGGTATCGGCGTCTTCGCTGCCCTGGGCTTCATGGCGCACAACGCCGGCTCCAGCGTTGATGAGGTGGCCACCAGCGGCATCGGCCTGGCCTTCATTGCCTTCCCGACCATCGTCTCGCAGGCGCCGCTGGGCGGGCTGATTGGCGTGCTGTTCTTCGGCTCGCTGGTCTTCGCTGGCCTGACCTCGCTGATCTCGATTCTCGAAGTGATCGTGGCGGCCTTCCAGGACAAGCTGGGTTGGAAGCGCACCCCGGCCACCTTGGTCGTTGTTGTCCCGGTGGCAATCATTTCGCTGATCTTGTTCCCAACCACCACAGGCCTGTACCTGCTGGATACCATGGACGCCTTCGTGAACCAGTTCGGCATCCTGGCCTGTGCACTGGTGCTGGTCATCGTCTTCGGGGCAGGCCTTGGCATGCTGCCAAAGCTGGCCAAGCACATGAACCGCCACAGCTCCATCAAGCTGGGCACCGCTTGGAAGGTCCTGGTTGGCGGCATCGGCCCAGCGGCCCTTGGCTACATGCTGATCAACGAAGTGCAGTCCAAGATCAGTGAGTCGTACTCCGGATACCCGCTGTGGTTCAACGGAATCTTCGGCTGGGGCATGGCCGGACTGCTGATCGTCGGCGCCCTGGTGCTCTCCTTGATTCCATGGAGCAAGAACTCGAAGGCCAACGACCCGGAGTTCAAAGTGCATCAGCAGAACGTTGAAGCCGAAGAACTCCCCGAACCAGCCGGAAAGGAATACTAG
- the gabT gene encoding 4-aminobutyrate--2-oxoglutarate transaminase, translating to MDVSYRIEQKRKINGPFPGPKSEELAARRAKAVAAGVASSLPVYAADVDGGIIVDVDGNQLIDLGSGIAVTTVGASNPAVAKAVAEQAQHFTHTCFMVAPYENYVALAEKLAAITPGDFEKRAVFFNSGSEAVENAIKVARIATGRQAVVAFDHAYHGRTNLTMGLTAKAAPYKRGFGPLAPEIYRMPMSYPFREENPNISGKEAAERAILAMEKQIGGDQIAAIIIEPIQGEGGFIVPATGFLPRVAEWAKENGIVFIADEVQAGFARSGAWFASDIEQIEPDIITVAKGIAGGMPLSGIVGRADLLDSVHGGGLGGTYGGNPVAVAAALETIKFMEEQDLPARAREIEEKFFARFTALQSAFPAIGEVRGRGAMIALEFVKAGGKEPDADLTKAIAAECLAQGVVILTCGTYGNVVRLLPPLVIGDELLNDALDVLESAIRKLAS from the coding sequence GTGGACGTCAGCTACCGCATTGAACAGAAGCGCAAGATCAACGGGCCATTCCCCGGCCCCAAGTCGGAAGAACTCGCCGCACGCCGCGCCAAGGCAGTTGCTGCCGGTGTAGCTTCCAGCCTGCCAGTCTACGCAGCAGATGTTGACGGCGGCATCATCGTCGATGTCGACGGCAACCAGCTGATCGACCTTGGCTCGGGCATTGCTGTGACCACCGTGGGCGCTTCCAACCCAGCCGTGGCCAAGGCTGTTGCCGAGCAGGCGCAGCACTTCACCCACACCTGCTTCATGGTTGCCCCGTACGAGAACTACGTCGCCCTGGCTGAGAAGCTGGCCGCGATCACCCCCGGTGATTTCGAGAAGCGCGCGGTCTTCTTCAACTCCGGTTCCGAAGCGGTGGAGAACGCCATCAAGGTAGCTCGCATCGCCACCGGCCGCCAGGCAGTTGTCGCCTTCGACCACGCCTACCACGGCCGCACCAACCTCACCATGGGCCTGACTGCCAAGGCAGCACCATACAAGCGCGGCTTCGGCCCACTGGCACCGGAGATCTACCGCATGCCAATGAGCTACCCATTCCGCGAGGAGAACCCGAACATCTCCGGCAAGGAAGCTGCTGAGCGCGCCATCCTGGCCATGGAGAAGCAGATCGGCGGCGACCAGATCGCTGCGATCATCATCGAGCCAATCCAGGGCGAGGGCGGCTTCATTGTCCCTGCCACCGGCTTCCTGCCACGCGTTGCCGAGTGGGCCAAGGAAAACGGCATCGTCTTCATCGCCGATGAAGTCCAGGCCGGCTTCGCCCGTTCGGGTGCATGGTTCGCTTCGGACATCGAGCAGATCGAACCGGATATCATCACCGTTGCCAAGGGCATTGCCGGCGGCATGCCGCTGTCGGGCATCGTTGGCCGTGCCGACCTGCTGGACTCGGTCCACGGCGGAGGCCTGGGCGGCACCTACGGTGGCAACCCGGTTGCCGTAGCCGCAGCTCTTGAGACCATCAAGTTCATGGAAGAGCAGGACCTGCCAGCTCGTGCCCGCGAAATCGAAGAGAAGTTCTTCGCCCGCTTCACCGCGTTGCAGTCCGCGTTCCCAGCCATCGGTGAAGTTCGTGGCCGCGGTGCCATGATCGCCCTTGAATTCGTCAAGGCTGGCGGCAAGGAGCCAGACGCCGATCTGACCAAGGCAATTGCTGCCGAGTGCCTGGCACAGGGTGTTGTCATCCTGACCTGCGGCACCTACGGCAACGTCGTTCGCCTGCTGCCACCGCTGGTCATCGGCGATGAGCTGCTCAACGATGCCCTTGACGTGCTGGAGTCGGCAATCCGCAAGCTGGCTTCCTAG
- a CDS encoding YajQ family cyclic di-GMP-binding protein, with protein MASDSTFDVVSKVDSQEVANAMNQAQKEIAQRYDFKGVGAEVDFSGEKILMKANSEERVNAVLDVFQTKLVKRGISLKSLDAGEPYASGKEYRIEASIKEGIAQDVAKKINKLIRDEAPKGVKSTIQGDELRVSSKSRDDLQATMALLRDFEEADLQFVNFR; from the coding sequence ATGGCTAGTGATTCAACATTCGACGTCGTCAGCAAGGTAGACAGCCAGGAAGTCGCTAACGCGATGAACCAGGCCCAGAAGGAAATTGCCCAGCGCTACGACTTCAAGGGCGTCGGCGCCGAGGTTGATTTCAGCGGCGAGAAGATCTTGATGAAGGCCAACTCGGAAGAGCGCGTCAATGCGGTCCTCGACGTTTTCCAGACCAAGCTGGTCAAGCGCGGCATCTCGCTGAAGTCCTTGGACGCTGGAGAGCCTTACGCTTCCGGCAAGGAATACCGCATCGAGGCCAGCATCAAGGAAGGCATCGCACAGGATGTCGCCAAGAAGATCAACAAGTTGATCCGCGATGAAGCTCCCAAGGGCGTCAAGTCCACCATCCAGGGCGATGAATTGCGCGTCTCCTCCAAGTCCCGCGATGACCTGCAGGCCACCATGGCCCTGCTGCGCGACTTCGAAGAAGCAGACTTGCAGTTCGTGAACTTCCGCTAA
- a CDS encoding helix-turn-helix domain-containing protein encodes MQIDQTKSIEKQIGAEISRVRKIRKLTQRQFADALSLAGMNVDATAVSRLEKGERSLRIAECVIIADVLRMGIESLLRGVQTPAQRMRETIREADLAIASAQQNLWTWLAHHYDAKLTLERLPELLKAFTPELQSPEDYLPMVAGQLAAYGFSDVAKVSEGQLGVRDEGDKSQLMDCVIAYFDHLISINPNFPFESAEDLLKWKKQNGVD; translated from the coding sequence ATGCAAATTGATCAGACTAAGAGTATTGAGAAGCAGATCGGCGCTGAAATTTCGCGTGTTAGAAAGATTCGAAAGCTGACGCAGAGACAATTCGCGGATGCACTAAGCCTCGCTGGTATGAATGTTGACGCCACGGCAGTATCTCGACTGGAGAAGGGGGAACGATCCCTTCGCATTGCCGAGTGCGTGATAATCGCCGATGTCCTGAGGATGGGGATTGAATCTCTATTGCGCGGTGTTCAAACGCCAGCGCAAAGGATGCGGGAAACTATTCGTGAAGCGGATCTTGCCATCGCTTCAGCCCAGCAGAATTTATGGACGTGGCTAGCTCATCACTATGACGCGAAACTAACCCTGGAGCGGTTGCCGGAGCTACTTAAGGCTTTCACTCCAGAGCTCCAGTCACCTGAAGATTATCTTCCGATGGTTGCTGGCCAACTGGCTGCATATGGTTTCAGCGATGTGGCCAAGGTTTCGGAGGGCCAGTTGGGTGTCCGTGATGAAGGCGATAAATCTCAACTCATGGATTGTGTGATCGCGTATTTCGACCACTTGATTTCAATCAATCCGAATTTTCCGTTTGAGTCAGCGGAAGACTTGCTGAAATGGAAAAAGCAAAATGGCGTCGATTAA
- the htpX gene encoding zinc metalloprotease HtpX yields the protein MHGHNNGLKTALLLGGMFALLLAIGSLISAGTGRSMFIWVFALIGLGTTAYGYWNSDKLALRSMHAYPVSEAENPMMYRIVRELSMNAQQPMPRLYISPTSSPNAFATGRNPQNAAVCCTEGILQLLNERELRGVLGHELMHVYNRDILTSSVAAAVAGVITSIAQFLMFFGGGGSNENRNVNPIALIALSLLAPLAASIIQMAVSRTREYDADEDGAKLTNDPLALASALRKLESGISQAPLAAGDQKLVNSSHLMIANPFGSRLKQMFSTHPPMDQRIARLEAMAGGRGY from the coding sequence TTGCATGGACATAACAACGGACTGAAAACAGCATTGCTGCTTGGCGGAATGTTCGCCCTGCTCTTGGCTATCGGTTCGCTCATTTCTGCCGGAACCGGCCGGTCGATGTTCATTTGGGTTTTCGCGCTGATCGGCCTGGGAACCACCGCTTATGGCTACTGGAATAGCGACAAGCTCGCTTTGCGCTCCATGCACGCCTATCCGGTGAGCGAAGCCGAGAACCCGATGATGTACCGCATTGTGCGGGAGCTGTCGATGAATGCACAGCAGCCAATGCCGCGCTTGTACATTTCGCCGACTTCCTCGCCCAACGCCTTTGCCACCGGTCGCAATCCGCAAAACGCCGCGGTGTGCTGCACCGAGGGAATTTTGCAATTGCTCAACGAACGCGAATTGCGCGGGGTGCTGGGCCATGAGCTGATGCACGTGTATAACCGCGATATCCTCACCTCTTCGGTAGCTGCCGCCGTCGCGGGTGTCATCACCTCCATCGCCCAGTTCCTGATGTTCTTCGGCGGTGGCGGAAGCAACGAGAACCGCAACGTCAATCCGATTGCGCTGATCGCCTTGTCCCTGCTGGCTCCATTGGCCGCTTCCATCATCCAGATGGCCGTGAGCCGCACCCGTGAGTACGACGCAGACGAGGATGGCGCCAAGCTGACCAATGATCCGCTGGCCCTGGCCAGCGCGTTGCGCAAGCTCGAATCGGGCATTTCCCAGGCGCCATTGGCTGCCGGCGACCAGAAGCTGGTTAACAGCTCCCACCTGATGATCGCCAATCCCTTCGGTTCGCGCCTGAAGCAGATGTTCTCCACGCACCCGCCAATGGATCAGCGCATTGCCCGTCTCGAGGCCATGGCTGGTGGACGCGGGTACTAG
- the trxA gene encoding thioredoxin: MATRNVSEDDFAKLIEDNDIVLVDFWADWCGPCKQFAPVYDQTSEKFTDVVFAKVDTEAEQGLARAANVTSIPTIMAFREQVLVFSQAGALNQPQLEDLVTAVKGIDMSEVHKQIAEEAAQANS; the protein is encoded by the coding sequence ATGGCAACTAGAAATGTAAGCGAAGATGACTTCGCGAAGTTGATTGAAGACAACGACATCGTCCTCGTGGACTTCTGGGCTGATTGGTGTGGACCGTGCAAGCAGTTCGCACCGGTTTATGATCAGACCTCGGAAAAGTTCACCGATGTTGTTTTTGCCAAGGTGGATACCGAAGCCGAGCAGGGACTGGCACGTGCAGCCAACGTGACCTCGATTCCTACCATCATGGCGTTCCGCGAGCAGGTTCTCGTTTTCTCGCAGGCCGGTGCGTTGAACCAGCCGCAGCTTGAAGATTTGGTGACCGCGGTCAAGGGCATTGATATGAGTGAAGTACACAAGCAGATCGCTGAGGAAGCCGCCCAGGCCAACTCCTAA
- a CDS encoding methionine/alanine import family NSS transporter small subunit: MTGIAIVFMIVSMLTIWGGLAVALMNLSRHPEKDNDDVIETAGTAGNNSL; this comes from the coding sequence ATGACCGGCATAGCCATTGTCTTCATGATCGTTTCCATGCTGACCATCTGGGGCGGCCTCGCCGTCGCATTGATGAACCTTTCGCGTCATCCTGAAAAGGACAATGACGACGTCATTGAGACTGCTGGAACTGCGGGCAATAACAGCCTGTAG